A window of Mycolicibacterium holsaticum DSM 44478 = JCM 12374 genomic DNA:
TCAAGAAGTCGGAACTCGCAAAGCAGCTCAGCGATCTGCTCTCAGACACGTGAGCGCGACAGCTTCACGGCATGGTGCCGCAGTTCGACCATGACGTCGTGGCTGACGTGAAGGCGGTTTCCTATTTTCGGAAACTTGCATTCTCGCTACGGTACATTCGCGACGTGGCACTGAAACCGTTCCCTCTCGCAGACAGGTGACGATCGTGACGGGGCCGAACTCAGCGTCGGCAATGGATCGTGAAAGTGTCTGCAGCAGTGGCGCAGCAGTCGTGGGCGTCGCGCGAAAATCGTTCGCAACTGCCCGTTGAGACGACGTGATACAGAAGGAGTGCAGCGGGTGACTGACAAGCCATTACGGGTCGCCGTGATATCCACCGGTTGGATCAGCAGCCTGTCGATCCGCGCGATCGTCCGCCGACCGCACCTGGACCTTGTCGGGGTGTGGGTACACAGCCCCGAGAAGGTCGGGCGCGACGCCGGCGAAATCGTCGGGCTGGGCCCGATCGGCCTGATCACCACCGGCAATCTCGACGACATCATCGCGTCGAAGCCCGATTGTGTGGTCTACGGTGCGGCCAGCGCGGAGATGGACTCCGCCGCGGTGCGCGACTACGTCCGCCTACTCAACGGTGGATTGAACGTGGTGACCACCAACACCCCGGGAATGATGTTCCCCGACAGGTGGATCCCGCAACTCGCCGATCAGGTGCGTACAGCCGCATTGTCCGGAGGAGCCACGATTTACACCTCGGGCATCGAACCGGGCTTCGCCGGCGACCAGTTCGCGGTACTGCTGACCACATTGTCGAACACCATCCGATCCATACGAGCGCAAGAGATCTTCGACTACTCGACGTATCCCAACCGAGAGCTGATGATCGATGCGATGGGCTTCGGCAAGCCGCTCGATTTCACGCCCCTGTTGGAACTCGAAGGCGCACAGCAGTTTGCCTGGGGACCGCCGATCGGGCTGGTGGCCAAGGCGCTTGGGGTGGAACTCGAGAAGGTCACCGAAACCTACGAACGGGTGCTCACCCCGCGGGATCTGCACGTCGCGTGCGGAACCATTCCCGCCGGAACGTGTGGCGCCGTCCGAGCGGAAACCACCGGTGTCGTCGACGGTCACCCGATGATCACGATCGAGCACGTCAACCGGATGGCGCCTGACTTGGCACCGGAGTGGGCGTCGGCGCCCAACGGCACCTACCGGCTCATCATTGACGGCCAGCCCCATATTCGGTGCGACCTGAAGCTCGGCACCGAGGACACCCCAGAGTCGGCCAACGCCAACGCGATGGAGGCGACGGCCATGCGGGTCGTCAATGCCATCCCCTACGTGGTCGCCGCGACCCCGGGAATCGCCACGTCGCTGGATCTGCCGATCACGGCGCCCCGTAACGCGCTGGACTTCGGTTAGACCGTGAACATCGGTCCGCGTGGTGCGCCCCGCACCTCGTTGCCTCCGTCGATCGCGAAGCTCTGCCCCGTCATCCAGCCGGATTCGGGTCCAGCCAGGTAGCGCACGCCGGGAGCGATGTCGTCGGCGACACCGAGCCTGCCTAGCGGTACCCGTTCCAGGAAACTGCTTGTCAGCTCTTCGAGGTGGATGTAGCCCTGAGTGGTGGCCGCTTCCGTCAGGCCCGGGCGTACCGCGTTGACTCGGATACCGCGCGCGCCCAGTTCTGAGGCGGCGACGCGGATGAACATCTCGAGCGCGGCCTTGCCCGCCGAGTAGTGCCCCAGCCCCTCCATCGGAATCCTGGCGGATGTCGACGAGATGAACACGATTGAACCGCCACCCGTCATCAGCGGCGCAGAATAGCGCAGCGCCAGAAAGTTCGAGCGCAGGTTACCCATCACGAAATTCGTGAAGGTTTCGAGGTCCTGTTCGACCAGCGGCCCGGTGCCGCCGCTGGCCACCGTGCCGATGACGATGTTCAGCCGATCGTGGACATCGTGGGCGGACTGTGCCGCCGCTTTCACGGTGTCTTCGTCTTCGGGGTCACCCTTTTGCAGCACAACCTCCGCGTCCGGGGCGGCCTCATGGATTCGGTCACGCGTCGCTTCCAGCCGCTTCATGGATCGCCCCAGCAAGTACAACGTGGCGCCGTCGATCGCCAGCAGCCTGGCTGAAGCCTGGGCGATGCCCGCCGACGCACCGAGGATGAATGCTGTCTGACCGTCGAGCACACCCATGATCGGAAAAGCTACCACTTCCGCAACGGACGTTCTCTAAAACTGGTAATCTGGATTCTCAGGTGCGGTAGCGTGCGCGTGTGCCAGACATGACCGACAAGGTCGCGCTCATTACCGGGGCTGCCCGCGGACAGGGACGCGCTCATGCCGAAAGGCTCAGCGCCGACGGCGCCGACGTCATTCTCGTTGACATCGCGGGGCCGCTCCCACCGAGCGTCCCCTACGATTCGGCCACGCCCGAGGATCTGACCGAGACGGCGGAGATGGTGGCAAGCAAGGGCCGGCGGGCAGTGACGGCGATCGTCGACACTCGAGATCACGACGGCCTTTGCACCGCTGTCGATAACGCGGTCGCCGAGCTCGGGCGGCTCGATGTCATCGTCGCCAACGCGGGCATCTGTGTGCCCGCCGCGTGGGATCAAGTGTCGCCGCGTGACTTCCAGGACACCATCGACATCAATATCGTCGGTACCTGGAACACGGTGATGGCGGGGGCCAAGCACATCGTCGCCGCCGGGCGGGGCGGCTCCATCATCCTCGTCAGCTCGGCAGCCGGCCTCACGGTGGAGCCGTTCATGATCGCCTACACAGCCAGTAAGCACGCCGTAACGGCCCTGGCCCGCTCATTTGCCGCCGAACTCGGCAAATACCACATTCGAGTCAACAGTTTGCACCCTGGCTCGGTGGCGACACCGATGGGAAGCGGTCGGATGATCGAGGCGATGGCCGAGGCAGCGAAGTCGAATCCGGCGCTGCGGCCCGGTTTCACAAAGCAACTTTTGCCGGACGCGATCACCACCGCCGAGGACGTCGCCCGTGCGGTCGCGTGGTTGGCATCCGACGACGCGAGATTTGTCACGGCTGCCGCCATTCCGGTGGACGTCGGCGTGACGGGCAGTTAAGCGCTGGATTGTCGAGTGACGACCGACGG
This region includes:
- a CDS encoding mycofactocin-coupled SDR family oxidoreductase; the protein is MTDKVALITGAARGQGRAHAERLSADGADVILVDIAGPLPPSVPYDSATPEDLTETAEMVASKGRRAVTAIVDTRDHDGLCTAVDNAVAELGRLDVIVANAGICVPAAWDQVSPRDFQDTIDINIVGTWNTVMAGAKHIVAAGRGGSIILVSSAAGLTVEPFMIAYTASKHAVTALARSFAAELGKYHIRVNSLHPGSVATPMGSGRMIEAMAEAAKSNPALRPGFTKQLLPDAITTAEDVARAVAWLASDDARFVTAAAIPVDVGVTGS
- a CDS encoding NAD(P)H-dependent amine dehydrogenase family protein, whose amino-acid sequence is MTDKPLRVAVISTGWISSLSIRAIVRRPHLDLVGVWVHSPEKVGRDAGEIVGLGPIGLITTGNLDDIIASKPDCVVYGAASAEMDSAAVRDYVRLLNGGLNVVTTNTPGMMFPDRWIPQLADQVRTAALSGGATIYTSGIEPGFAGDQFAVLLTTLSNTIRSIRAQEIFDYSTYPNRELMIDAMGFGKPLDFTPLLELEGAQQFAWGPPIGLVAKALGVELEKVTETYERVLTPRDLHVACGTIPAGTCGAVRAETTGVVDGHPMITIEHVNRMAPDLAPEWASAPNGTYRLIIDGQPHIRCDLKLGTEDTPESANANAMEATAMRVVNAIPYVVAATPGIATSLDLPITAPRNALDFG
- a CDS encoding SDR family NAD(P)-dependent oxidoreductase, with translation MGVLDGQTAFILGASAGIAQASARLLAIDGATLYLLGRSMKRLEATRDRIHEAAPDAEVVLQKGDPEDEDTVKAAAQSAHDVHDRLNIVIGTVASGGTGPLVEQDLETFTNFVMGNLRSNFLALRYSAPLMTGGGSIVFISSTSARIPMEGLGHYSAGKAALEMFIRVAASELGARGIRVNAVRPGLTEAATTQGYIHLEELTSSFLERVPLGRLGVADDIAPGVRYLAGPESGWMTGQSFAIDGGNEVRGAPRGPMFTV